One window from the genome of Apus apus isolate bApuApu2 chromosome 12, bApuApu2.pri.cur, whole genome shotgun sequence encodes:
- the FRMD7 gene encoding FERM domain-containing protein 7, producing the protein MLHLKVQFLDDSQKIFVVDQKSCGKGLFNLTCSHLNLVEKEYFGLEFRSQAGNHVWLEPLKPITKQVKNPKEVLFKFMVKFFPVDPGHLREELTRYLFTLQIKKDLALGQLPCSDKSAALLVSHLLQSELGDFHEETDQQHLETHRYLPNQEYLDNKIMHYHRRHRGKTPAESDVQLLDVARKLEMYGIRPHPASDGEGTQINLAVTHMGVLVLRGNTKINTFNWSKIRKLSFKRKHFLIKLHANVSALCKDTLEFTMASRDTCKAFWKTCVEYHAFFRLSEEPKSKPKALLCSKGSSFRYSGRTQRQLLEHGRKAKMKSLPFERKHYASRYDERQCRSSPDLLTDVSKQVEELRLAYGGRGSYHANGVHASEPTLDSRRRSSAADVTLAAELERSRPGASPTFLPHSKSSSAFPLLYAELELERAWEPPDLFSARNPLTSFRPHHQLTGNSKSTSVGNMQEVSARPLAYTDVPCPPAVAALAPQGLFYLDRPPQPPCYAPAPGEDPAGGFSPVAAKPPGRSPSGSWVGELPGEAAGAGLAPAGQSRALPRSWGYSLQEQPPKRSWSQSDMKALRFPYGSEFRPLGPCPALSSRRAGVFWHLPAQAGPRRPAERSVGSSTESSDSDSDLLAAEYCSLLGRARRGPVARARLSSGSLQLDEEDEEVNFASCATEERTSRGDTRYFT; encoded by the exons ATCCTAAGGAGGTTCTTTTCAAATTTATGGTGAAATTTTTCCCAGTGGACCCCGGCCatctgagagaagagctgacaAG GTACCTCTTCACCCTCCAGATCAAGAAGGACCTGGCACTGGGGCAGCTGCCCTGCAGTGACAAGAGCGCGGCGCTGCTGGTCTCCCACCTGCTGCAGT ctgagctgggtgACTTCCATGAGGAGACGGACCAACAGCACCTGGAGACCCACAGGTACCTGCCCAACCAGGAGTACCTGGACAACAAGATCATGCACTACCACCGGAGGCACCG TGGGAAGACGCCAGCCGAGTCAGATGTTCAGCTGCTGGACGTGGCCAGGAAGCTGGAGATGTATGGGATTCGCCCACACCCTGCCAGCGACGGCGAGGGGACACAGATCAACCTGGCTGTGACACACATGGGGGTGCTGGTCCTGCGG GGCAACACAAAGATCAACACTTTCAACTGGTCCAAGATTCGCAAGCTGAGCTTCAAGAGGAAGCATTTTCTCATCAAGCTCCATGCAAACGTCTCT GCGCTGTGCAAGGACACGCTGGAGTTCACTATggccagcagggacacctgcaaAGCTTTCTGGAAGACTTGTGTGGAGTATCATGCCTTCTTCAGGCTGTCTGAAGAGCCCAAGTCAAAGCCCAAAGCCCTTCTATGCAGCAAGGGCTCCAGTTTCCGCTACAG CGGGAGGACACAgaggcagctcctggagcaTGGGAGGAAGGCAAAGATGAAGAGCCTGCCCTTTGAGAG GAAGCACTACGCGTCCCGCTACGACGAGAGGCAGTGCCGCTCCTCCCCGGACCTCCTGACAGACGTCTCCAAGCAG GTGGAGGAGCTGCGCCTGGCCTATGGCGGCCGTGGCTCTTACCACGCCAACGGGGTACACGCCTCTGAGCCCACCCTGGACAGCCGGCGCCGGAGCTCGGCCGCGGACGTGACGCTCGCTGCCGAGCTGGAGCGCTCCAGGCCCGGGGCGTCCCCCACCTTCCTGCCCCACTCCAAAAGCTCATCCGCCTTCCCCCTGCTCTATGCCGAGCTGGAGCTGGAGCGAGCGTGGGAGCCCCCTGACCTCTTCAGCGCCAGGAACCCCCTGACATCCTTTCGGCCACACCACCAGCTCACCGGGAACAGCAAGAGCACCTCGGTGGGCAACATGCAGGAGGTGAGCGCCCGGCCCCTGGCGTACACCGACGTGCCGTGCCCCCCGGCCGTGGCCGCCCTGGCCCCGCAGGGCCTCTTCTACCTGGACaggcccccgcagcccccatGCTACGCCCCAGCGCCCGGCGAGGACCCGGCCGGTGGCTTCAGCCCCGTGGCTGCGAAACCCCCCGGCCGGAGCCCGAGCGGGAGCTGGGTGGGGGAGCTGCCCGGCGAGGCGGCGGGCGCGGGCCTGgccccagcagggcagagcagggcccTGCCTCGCTCCTGGGGTTAcagcctgcaggagcagcctcccAAGCGCTCCTGGAGCCAGTCGGACATGAAAGCCCTTCGCTTCCCCTACGGCTCCGAGTTCAGACCCCTGGGGCCGTGCCCGGCgctcagcagcaggagggcaggggtCTTCTGGCACCTGCCGGCCCAGGCCGGGCCGCGCCGACCGGCCGAGCGCtctgtgggcagcagcaccGAGTCCAGCGACTCCGACTCCGACCTCCTGGCCGCCGAGTACTGCTCCCTGTTGGGGCGGGCACGGCGGGGGCCCGTGGCCCGGGCACGGCTCTCCTCGGGCAGCCTCCAGCTGGATGAAGAGGACGAGGAGGTGAACTTCGCCAGCTGCGCCACGGAAGAGAGGACTTCCCGCGGGGACACCAGGTATTTCACCTAG
- the STK26 gene encoding serine/threonine-protein kinase 26 isoform X1, translated as MQCALTWLQRTNTECGEQVPGRVRGGKNHRADPEELFTKLERIGKGSFGEVFKGIDNRTQQVVAIKIIDLEEAEDEIEDIQQEITVLSQCDSPYVTKYYGSYLKGTKLWIIMEYLGGGSALDLLRAGPFDEFQIATMLKEILKGLDYLHSEKKIHRDIKAANVLLSEQGDVKLADFGVAGQLTDTQIKRNTFVGTPFWMAPEVIQQSAYDSKADIWSLGITAIELAKGEPPNSDMHPMRVLFLIPKNNPPTLLGEFSKPFKEFIDACLNKDPTFRPTAKELLKHKFIMKNAKKTSYLTELIDRFKRWKAEGHSSDESDSDGSDSESSNKENNSHPEWSFTTVRKKPDAKKLQNGTDQDLVKTLSCLTMIITPVFAELKQQDTNNASRKKAIEELEKSINVAEATCPGITDKMVKKLMEKFQKFSVNDSS; from the exons ATGCAATGTGCTTTAACTTGGCTTCAGAGGACGAACACAGAATGTGGAGAACAGGTACCCGGAAGGGTCAGAGGTGGGAAG aaCCACAGAGCAGACCCAGAAGAGCTCTTCACAAAACTGGAACGCATTGGAAAAGGCTCCTTTGGGGAAGTCTTTAAAGGAATTGATAATCGGACACAGCAAGTGGTTGCTATAAAAATCATAGACCTTGAGGAAGCAGAAGATGAAATAGAAGATATACAGCAAGAGATAACTGTTTTAAGTCAGTGTGATAGTCCTTATGTAACAAAATACTATGGATCATATTTAAAG GGCACAAAACTATGGATAATAATGGAATATTTGGGCGGAGGGTCAGCTTTAGATCTT CTGCGTGCTGGCCCATTTGATGAGTTCCAGATTGCTACCATGCTAAAGGAAATCTTGAAAGGTCTTGACTACCTAcactcagagaagaaaattcacAGGGATATAAAAG CTGCCAATGTGTTGTTATCAGAACAAGGTGATGTTAAACTTGCTGATTTTGGAGTTGCTGGGCAGCTGACAGACACACAAATCAAGAGGAATACCTTTGTTGGAACTCCATTTTGGATGGCCCCTGAAGTTATTCAGCAGTCAGCATATGACTCAAAA GCTGACATCTGGTCTCTGGGAATCACTGCTATTGAACTAGCCAAAGGGGAGCCTCCCAACTCTGACATGCATCCGATGAGAGTTCTCTTCCTCATTCCGAAAAACAATCCTCCAACTTTATTAGGAGAATTCAGTAAACCTTTTAAAGAATTCATTGATGCATGTCTGAATAAGGACCCAACATTT CGCCCTACTGCAAAAGAACTGCTGAAGCACAAGTTCATTATGAAAAATGCCAAGAAGACTTCGTATCTGACAGAACTGATTGATAGGTTTAAGAGATGGAAAGCAGAGGGACATAGTAGTGATGAAAGTGATTCCGATGGTTCAGATTC GGAGTCCAGCAACAAGGAGAATAACTCTCATCCTGAGTGGAGCTTCACCACAGTTCGGAAGAAGCCAGATGCAAAGAAGCTGCAGAACGGGACG GATCAGGATCTTGTTAAAACCCTGAGTTGTTTAACTATGATAATCACCCCTGTGTTTGCTGAG CTAAAGCAGCAGGACACAAATAATGccagcagaaagaaagcaatTGAGGAACTTGAGAAAAGCATCAATGTGGCAGAAGCAACATGTCCAGGGATCACAGATAAGATGGTGAAGAAACTTATGGAGAAATTTCAGAA ATTCTCTGTTAATGACTCATCCTAA
- the STK26 gene encoding serine/threonine-protein kinase 26 isoform X2, with product MAHSPVAVQVPGMQNHRADPEELFTKLERIGKGSFGEVFKGIDNRTQQVVAIKIIDLEEAEDEIEDIQQEITVLSQCDSPYVTKYYGSYLKGTKLWIIMEYLGGGSALDLLRAGPFDEFQIATMLKEILKGLDYLHSEKKIHRDIKAANVLLSEQGDVKLADFGVAGQLTDTQIKRNTFVGTPFWMAPEVIQQSAYDSKADIWSLGITAIELAKGEPPNSDMHPMRVLFLIPKNNPPTLLGEFSKPFKEFIDACLNKDPTFRPTAKELLKHKFIMKNAKKTSYLTELIDRFKRWKAEGHSSDESDSDGSDSESSNKENNSHPEWSFTTVRKKPDAKKLQNGTDQDLVKTLSCLTMIITPVFAELKQQDTNNASRKKAIEELEKSINVAEATCPGITDKMVKKLMEKFQKFSVNDSS from the exons aaCCACAGAGCAGACCCAGAAGAGCTCTTCACAAAACTGGAACGCATTGGAAAAGGCTCCTTTGGGGAAGTCTTTAAAGGAATTGATAATCGGACACAGCAAGTGGTTGCTATAAAAATCATAGACCTTGAGGAAGCAGAAGATGAAATAGAAGATATACAGCAAGAGATAACTGTTTTAAGTCAGTGTGATAGTCCTTATGTAACAAAATACTATGGATCATATTTAAAG GGCACAAAACTATGGATAATAATGGAATATTTGGGCGGAGGGTCAGCTTTAGATCTT CTGCGTGCTGGCCCATTTGATGAGTTCCAGATTGCTACCATGCTAAAGGAAATCTTGAAAGGTCTTGACTACCTAcactcagagaagaaaattcacAGGGATATAAAAG CTGCCAATGTGTTGTTATCAGAACAAGGTGATGTTAAACTTGCTGATTTTGGAGTTGCTGGGCAGCTGACAGACACACAAATCAAGAGGAATACCTTTGTTGGAACTCCATTTTGGATGGCCCCTGAAGTTATTCAGCAGTCAGCATATGACTCAAAA GCTGACATCTGGTCTCTGGGAATCACTGCTATTGAACTAGCCAAAGGGGAGCCTCCCAACTCTGACATGCATCCGATGAGAGTTCTCTTCCTCATTCCGAAAAACAATCCTCCAACTTTATTAGGAGAATTCAGTAAACCTTTTAAAGAATTCATTGATGCATGTCTGAATAAGGACCCAACATTT CGCCCTACTGCAAAAGAACTGCTGAAGCACAAGTTCATTATGAAAAATGCCAAGAAGACTTCGTATCTGACAGAACTGATTGATAGGTTTAAGAGATGGAAAGCAGAGGGACATAGTAGTGATGAAAGTGATTCCGATGGTTCAGATTC GGAGTCCAGCAACAAGGAGAATAACTCTCATCCTGAGTGGAGCTTCACCACAGTTCGGAAGAAGCCAGATGCAAAGAAGCTGCAGAACGGGACG GATCAGGATCTTGTTAAAACCCTGAGTTGTTTAACTATGATAATCACCCCTGTGTTTGCTGAG CTAAAGCAGCAGGACACAAATAATGccagcagaaagaaagcaatTGAGGAACTTGAGAAAAGCATCAATGTGGCAGAAGCAACATGTCCAGGGATCACAGATAAGATGGTGAAGAAACTTATGGAGAAATTTCAGAA ATTCTCTGTTAATGACTCATCCTAA